In Armatimonadota bacterium, the sequence GTAGTGCTGCTTGGAGCGGCGTTCTTCTCCACGTTCTCGCTGGTGATAGCCTGCCTGGTCAAAACGCGCGAGAGGTTTATGGGGATCGGGCAGATTCTCACCATGCCGATGTTCTTTGCCAGCAACGCGATCTACCCGATAGCTATAATGCCGCCGTGGCTGCAAGTGGTCTCGCACATAAACCCGCTGACATACATGGTCGATGCTCTGCGCGCACTCATGCCTCTGGGCGGAACATCTGCTTTTGGGCTGGGGTTGGACTTAGCCGTGCTCACAGTCGCGACTACTCTGTTGGTCGCTCTGGGCGGCAAGCTGTATCCTAATGTGGTGACTTAGCGGCGCTGGTCCTTACTGTTCGAGTCCGGCAGCACGAGAGTGATCTCGCCGGGCTTGACCCAACCGAGCTTCCTGGCAGCCTGAGCTGAGCCTTCGGCAGTTTTGAGGTATTTGATCTGGCGCTCCATAGCCGCGTTTTCTTTGCGCATGGTCTCAAGCTGAAGAGCTATCTGCCTGGTCTCACGATACTCGCGATTGTAGAGTCTGAAGGGTCTTGCGATCTTACCGATTATGAACACGGCGAGCGCGGCGACCACGCTCACTTTAATCAGCGGCCAGACGATCTTCCTCCAAACGGAGCGTTTCGGCCTCCGCCTGCGGGGGGGAATACGTTCGGGTCTTGGTCTTGCCGAATATTGCACGCCCAACTCGCTGACCTCCTTTGTCAAATATCTGTAAGACTGATCCTTGTGTCGAACATAATACCCCTTCACAGGGCGGCTGTCAATCGAACATTTGATCCATTTTCAGAAATTTATCATCAAGGTATAATGGACCGTCCGGGAGGTAAATGATGAAATATAACGTGGCGATCCTTGGCGCTTCGGCAAAACCTGAACGCTATTCACACAAAGCCGTTAAGCTGCTGGCAGAGCATGGTTACGGCGTCTTTCCAGTGCACCCGTCGGGCAGACCCATCGACGATATAAAATGTTACCCCAGCCTTGACGCAATCAGCGAGAAATTAGATACGATCACTATCTACCTCGGGCAAAACAACTCGACATCTCTTATAGAAGAGATAATAAACGCTCATCCGCGCCGAGTGATACTAAACCCAGGCGCCGAAAACGATACACTGGCGAGCAGGTGCATAGAATCAGGGATAGAGGTTCAGGAGGCGTGCACTCTGGTTTTGCTCAATACAGGGCAATTTTGAGCTCAAAATCCATCGGTTCACTAATAGTGAACAACATTTAACCAAAATACCATGGTCCGTTAACCACATTTTGGCTTAGAAGTCGTCTTATAATTATGGGAGACAAATATTTGCGGAGTCTCGGGGAAAGCCCGAGGCTCCTTTTTTTCGTCTCCCAAAATATCTCAGGGAGGCTATCCATGAAAGCAAGAAGACATACCGCTATTGAACTCTTGATGTGCCACTCGGACAGCATAGCAGCCGAAATGCTTGGAATCAGGTTGTCCACCCTGAGGCAATGGATGCGTGAAGAGAGCTTCATGGATGCTCTGCGAGAGCGAGAAAAGGAGCAGGCCGCAGGGTTTAGAAGACTTGCCCGTCAAGCGGCTCTAAACGCTGCCTCGGCGCTGTGCCGGATGACATCAGAGTCGGCTAAGACGGACGGTAAGGTCCTGCTCGAAATACTCAAGGCAAGCGGCGCATTCGAGACCCCCGATGTCGACCCAGGTGAAGCCCTTGCCGAGATAATCAGACGCGCTTCCGAGGATGACGATGAAGATGAAGACTGACGCATCGAAAAGGCTCCGGCTGGCAAAGATACTTTGGGGCTGGAAGCCGCACAAGACCCAAAGACAGTGGATGCTCAACGAGGCAGAGGTCAAAGTCGCATCATGCGGCAGGCGCTGGGGCAAGACCGAGTCCGCCGCCATTGACGCCGCCACCATGGCTGTTTTCCATCCGGGCAGCGTGCAGATGATCGTCTCGGCTACTTATGACCAGGCCCGGTTGATATTCGACAGCGTAGAGCGGCTCGTCACCGGTTCGGAGCTTCTCAGACATGCCGCAAAAGTCGTGCGGACGCCGTACCCCAGGCTGACATTGGGCAGGAGTATAATCACTGCGCGCACAGCCGACGAGGACGGCAGAAACCTGCGCGGCAACTCGGCGGATCGAATTATAGTAGATGAGGCGGCGTATGTGCGTGACTGCGTGATCCACGAAGTGATCTCGCCGATGCTTGCAGACCGTGACGGACGTCTGGTGATGATTTCGACCCCTTTCGGCAAGAATCACTTTTACAGGGCATTCATGAGGGGAGCGGATGGATCAGGCAGCAAAAGGCATGCGTCATTCAGCTTTCCGTCCTGGGCAAACCCGCATATCAGCCGCGAGTATATAGATCAGCAGAGACTCGAGATAAGCCCGAGGCAGTTCGCTGTCGAGTATGAGGCTGCTTTTATTGACGACCAGTGCAGCGTGTTCTCTTGGAAAGATATCGAGTCTGCCTCAACGCAGTCTGATACCGCGTCCACAAATATCGATTATGTGGTAGCCGGTATTGACTGGGCGCGCTATTCGGACTACACGGCGGTTGTCGCCATGAGCGTGGGCGAGTCCGGCTGCGAGGTGATTGGTATCGACCGATTCAATTCTATGAGCTGGAGCAGCCAGATAGAGCGTGTTGTCGACTTTCTGAAGCGATATAGAGTCGGTTCGGCGCTTACGGACCAGACTTCTGTCGGCGACCCGCTCCTCGAACAGCTCAAATCCAGGCTCTGGGAGTGCGGCGCGGATATATCCGTGGAGGGTTACACTTTCACGAACCAGTCAAAGCGCGATTTGATTGAGAACCTCTCGCTTCAGTTTGCCCATAATGCAATCAAAATCCCGCGCGATGAGGCTCTTATGCGCGAGTTGCAATACTACGAATACGAGCTTACAGACTCGGGCAATGTGCGCATGAACGCTCGATCCGGCCACCACGATGACCTGGTGATTGCCATTGCTCTTGCCTGCCTGCAGGCAAAGTCATCCGGCTTTTCCGGAAGGTATCTGAGCAGGAACGGGAGGGTTGCTGTGGGGGGATGGTAACCTCGCTCTGCTATTGTTCCTTCCCAGAGTAGGTATAAGTAATACAACATAACTCTAGGAGGATCATATTATGCCGAGCAACAATACTTCAAGCGCAGACAACATGATGCGCGCAAGCGTGGCAGAGTTTATCGGGACTTTTATTCTAGTATTTGCAGGCACATCCGTAGCGACCTCAGCCATACTGGGTCGACCTATCGCGGGAGTGCCGCTCAACTCACTATCGGTAGGGCTTACATTCGGGCTGGTGCTGGTGGTGCTCGTAAGTACACTAGGCCACATATCGGGCGCGCACTTTAATCCCGCAGTCACTATCGGGCTGTACAGCATCGGGCGGTTTCCGGGAAAGTATGTCATAAGCTATATAATCGCACAGATTGCAGGAGCGATTGCTGCATCGCTGGCTGTGTGGGCTACCTTTGGAGACGCGGCCAGAAGCACAGCGTTTCTCGCAGCCACATACCCTACCGCCACAGCAAGCGAACTGCAGGCATTTCTGATGGAGGTGATTATAGCATTCATCCTGCTCTTTACTATTGTCTCGATCTCGACAGACGAGCGGGCAAACGTGACTACAGCCAGTCTTGCAATTGGTTTCGCGCTGGGAGTCGGCGTGTTGATCGGCGGGCCGGTGAGTGGAGGGTCTGTGAACCCTGCTCGCACACTCGGCCCGATGATTGTATCAGGCAACTTCACCAGTGTATGGGTCTATCTGGTCGGCCCGATCGTCGGTGCTATCGTTGCGGCTCTGATCTATCACTACTTCATATTTGCCGCAAAGGCCC encodes:
- a CDS encoding CoA-binding protein, which encodes MMKYNVAILGASAKPERYSHKAVKLLAEHGYGVFPVHPSGRPIDDIKCYPSLDAISEKLDTITIYLGQNNSTSLIEEIINAHPRRVILNPGAENDTLASRCIESGIEVQEACTLVLLNTGQF
- a CDS encoding terminase family protein; this translates as MKTDASKRLRLAKILWGWKPHKTQRQWMLNEAEVKVASCGRRWGKTESAAIDAATMAVFHPGSVQMIVSATYDQARLIFDSVERLVTGSELLRHAAKVVRTPYPRLTLGRSIITARTADEDGRNLRGNSADRIIVDEAAYVRDCVIHEVISPMLADRDGRLVMISTPFGKNHFYRAFMRGADGSGSKRHASFSFPSWANPHISREYIDQQRLEISPRQFAVEYEAAFIDDQCSVFSWKDIESASTQSDTASTNIDYVVAGIDWARYSDYTAVVAMSVGESGCEVIGIDRFNSMSWSSQIERVVDFLKRYRVGSALTDQTSVGDPLLEQLKSRLWECGADISVEGYTFTNQSKRDLIENLSLQFAHNAIKIPRDEALMRELQYYEYELTDSGNVRMNARSGHHDDLVIAIALACLQAKSSGFSGRYLSRNGRVAVGGW
- a CDS encoding MIP family channel protein gives rise to the protein MPSNNTSSADNMMRASVAEFIGTFILVFAGTSVATSAILGRPIAGVPLNSLSVGLTFGLVLVVLVSTLGHISGAHFNPAVTIGLYSIGRFPGKYVISYIIAQIAGAIAASLAVWATFGDAARSTAFLAATYPTATASELQAFLMEVIIAFILLFTIVSISTDERANVTTASLAIGFALGVGVLIGGPVSGGSVNPARTLGPMIVSGNFTSVWVYLVGPIVGAIVAALIYHYFIFAAKAPLPEERTGVIGRTGEAGAA